A window from Sphingobium sp. EM0848 encodes these proteins:
- a CDS encoding trypsin-like peptidase domain-containing protein encodes MVALFRRLALLLALLAPLSARAEQQDIAAAARGVVRVVLVATNGSDAYFVGHGSGFAVAPDKILTNAHVVELTRQEKNLVIGVIPSEGTKTFGGRIIAYSPGNDLALIQLEEGSLPVSTFYAGAVSDGQHVTAIGYPGTVDRAQGLGLKQMVEPLGTVKTSGNVSSGRASQSFDTVLHTAPLAAGNSGGPLVDDCGRVLGVNSFGSVSDGNDAEFGFAVSWREVASFLRQAGVSSLHTVIPCRSMAEADAAEATLTQREEARSEQSERARADAREIAMNKARDTAERDVISARENAMAGAAVLLAMAVLGLGAGGLFYSQGREKRATWWLAGGGVLLFGAIGLFFLKPSFSSIDERIKLPEDKSVIGNNAYAWAGDNICKVDLSRSRLTVSEPNDIGFNWADGGCVDGHTQYVSSGTGWQRASVPDDHNFVTVSRFDPATGILRVQRWLPDLNSMDRVRALLKNGPIKGCGSDSALLAQIASLQTDLGALLPPQPNERIVYRCQKGRLAPPDGQQ; translated from the coding sequence ATGGTCGCACTATTCCGTCGCCTCGCCCTACTCCTCGCCCTCCTCGCGCCCCTGAGCGCGCGTGCGGAACAGCAGGATATCGCCGCCGCCGCCCGTGGCGTGGTTCGCGTCGTGCTGGTCGCGACCAATGGCTCCGACGCCTATTTCGTCGGGCATGGCAGCGGCTTTGCGGTCGCCCCCGACAAGATCCTGACCAACGCCCATGTGGTCGAGTTGACGCGGCAGGAAAAGAATCTCGTCATCGGCGTCATCCCCTCGGAAGGGACGAAGACCTTTGGCGGCCGGATCATCGCCTATTCGCCGGGCAACGACCTGGCGCTGATCCAGTTGGAGGAAGGGAGCCTGCCGGTCAGCACCTTCTACGCCGGGGCGGTCAGCGACGGGCAGCATGTCACCGCCATCGGCTATCCCGGCACGGTCGACCGCGCGCAGGGCCTTGGCCTCAAGCAGATGGTCGAACCGCTGGGCACGGTGAAGACGAGCGGCAATGTCTCCTCCGGGCGGGCCAGCCAGAGCTTCGACACGGTATTGCACACGGCTCCGCTGGCGGCAGGCAATAGCGGCGGCCCGCTGGTCGACGATTGCGGCCGCGTGCTGGGCGTCAACAGCTTCGGATCGGTGTCGGACGGCAATGATGCCGAGTTCGGATTCGCCGTATCCTGGCGCGAGGTCGCCTCTTTCCTGCGGCAGGCGGGCGTGTCCTCACTGCATACGGTGATTCCCTGCCGCTCCATGGCGGAGGCCGACGCCGCCGAAGCCACCCTCACCCAGCGCGAGGAAGCGCGGAGCGAACAGTCCGAACGCGCCCGCGCCGACGCCCGCGAAATCGCGATGAACAAGGCGCGCGACACCGCCGAACGCGACGTGATCTCCGCTCGCGAAAATGCGATGGCGGGCGCCGCCGTGCTGCTGGCGATGGCGGTTCTGGGTCTGGGTGCGGGCGGGCTGTTCTACAGCCAGGGCCGGGAAAAACGCGCGACCTGGTGGCTGGCCGGGGGCGGCGTGCTGCTGTTCGGCGCGATCGGACTGTTCTTCCTCAAGCCCAGCTTCTCCAGCATCGACGAGCGCATCAAGCTGCCCGAGGACAAGAGCGTCATCGGCAACAATGCCTATGCCTGGGCGGGCGACAATATCTGCAAGGTCGACTTGAGCCGCAGCCGCCTCACCGTGTCGGAACCCAATGACATCGGGTTCAACTGGGCCGACGGGGGCTGCGTCGACGGTCACACCCAATATGTGTCATCCGGCACCGGCTGGCAGCGGGCAAGCGTGCCCGACGATCATAATTTCGTGACCGTCAGCCGCTTCGATCCCGCCACCGGCATCTTGCGGGTCCAACGCTGGCTGCCCGACCTGAACAGCATGGACAGGGTGCGGGCGCTGCTGAAGAACGGGCCGATCAAGGGGTGTGGCAGCGACTCCGCGCTGCTGGCGCAGATCGCTTCGCTTCAGACCGATCTTGGCGCCCTTTTGCCGCCCCAGCCCAATGAGCGGATCGTCTATCGCTGCCAGAAGGGCCGCCTCGCTCCGCCCGACGGCCAACAATAA
- a CDS encoding F0F1 ATP synthase subunit delta produces the protein METTGGIQASLSGRYAVALFDLARDGKTLDTVAASLTALKAALAESADFKGLINSPVLSRDAAGKTIAAVASAMGTDALTTNFLGVLAQNRRLSQLPAVIRAYETLLSNHKGEARAEVTSAHPLDASQITALQKSLKARVGRDVAVDTKVDPAILGGLVVKIGSQMIDSSIRTRLNSLAHAMKG, from the coding sequence GTGGAGACGACCGGCGGTATTCAGGCCAGCCTCAGCGGCCGCTATGCGGTGGCGCTGTTCGATCTGGCCCGCGACGGCAAGACGCTCGACACCGTCGCAGCGAGCCTGACGGCGCTTAAGGCAGCATTGGCCGAATCGGCCGATTTCAAGGGCCTGATCAACAGCCCCGTTCTCAGCCGCGACGCAGCGGGCAAGACGATTGCCGCTGTTGCATCCGCCATGGGAACCGATGCGCTGACGACGAATTTCCTCGGCGTGCTCGCCCAGAACCGCCGCCTCTCGCAGCTGCCCGCGGTCATCCGCGCCTATGAGACGCTGCTGTCGAATCACAAGGGCGAGGCCCGCGCCGAAGTGACGAGCGCCCACCCGCTCGACGCCAGCCAGATCACTGCTCTGCAAAAGAGCCTGAAGGCCCGTGTCGGCCGCGATGTCGCGGTCGATACCAAGGTCGATCCTGCAATTCTCGGAGGTCTGGTCGTCAAGATCGGCAGCCAGATGATCGATTCCTCCATCCGCACCCGTTTGAATAGTCTCGCCCACGCGATGAAAGGCTGA
- the atpA gene encoding F0F1 ATP synthase subunit alpha, whose translation MDINAAEISKVIKDQIANFGTEAQVSEVGSVLTVGDGIARVHGLDNVQAGEMVEFANGVQGMALNLEADNVGVVIFGSDAEIKEGDTVKRTGTIVDVPVGKGLLGRVVDGLGNPIDGKGPIQYSERKRVEVKAPGIIPRKSVHEPVQTGLKAIDALVPVGRGQRELIIGDRQTGKTAVAIDTFINQKGINAGDDESKKLYCIYVAVGQKRSTVAQIVKQLEENGAMEYSIVVAATASEPAPLQYLAPYTGVTMGEFFRDNGMHAVIVYDDLSKQAVAYRQMSLLLRRPPGREAYPGDVFYLHSRLLERAAKMNDANGNGSLTALPIIETQAGDVSAYIPTNVISITDGQIFLETNLFYQGIRPAINVGLSVSRVGSAAQTKAMKKVSGSIKLELAQYREMAAFAQFGSDLDASTQKLLNRGARLTELLKQAQFSPLPFEEQTASIFAGTSGYLDGIPVKDVTRYEELMLAYLRHDHADVLAAIRDSKDLGDEPKAKLKAALDSFGKTFA comes from the coding sequence ATGGATATCAACGCCGCAGAAATTTCGAAGGTCATCAAGGACCAGATCGCCAATTTCGGCACCGAAGCGCAGGTGAGCGAAGTCGGTTCCGTGCTGACCGTGGGTGACGGCATCGCCCGTGTCCATGGCCTCGACAACGTCCAGGCGGGCGAAATGGTCGAGTTCGCCAATGGCGTGCAGGGCATGGCGCTCAACCTGGAGGCCGACAATGTCGGCGTCGTGATCTTCGGCTCGGACGCCGAGATCAAGGAAGGCGACACCGTCAAGCGCACCGGCACCATCGTCGACGTTCCGGTCGGCAAGGGCCTGCTGGGCCGCGTTGTCGACGGCCTCGGCAACCCGATCGACGGCAAGGGCCCGATCCAGTACAGCGAGCGCAAGCGCGTGGAAGTCAAGGCGCCGGGCATCATTCCCCGCAAGTCGGTGCACGAGCCCGTGCAGACCGGCCTCAAGGCCATTGACGCCCTCGTCCCCGTCGGCCGTGGCCAGCGCGAACTGATCATCGGCGACCGCCAGACCGGCAAGACCGCCGTCGCGATCGACACCTTCATCAACCAGAAGGGCATCAACGCGGGCGATGACGAGAGCAAGAAGCTCTACTGCATCTACGTCGCCGTCGGCCAGAAGCGCTCGACCGTCGCGCAGATCGTCAAGCAGCTCGAAGAAAATGGCGCGATGGAATATTCGATCGTCGTCGCCGCGACCGCTTCGGAGCCCGCTCCGCTCCAGTATCTGGCGCCCTACACCGGCGTCACCATGGGCGAATTCTTCCGCGACAACGGCATGCACGCCGTGATCGTGTATGACGACCTTTCCAAGCAGGCCGTCGCCTATCGTCAGATGTCGCTGCTGCTGCGTCGTCCTCCGGGCCGCGAAGCCTATCCGGGCGACGTTTTCTACCTGCACAGCCGCCTGCTGGAGCGCGCGGCGAAGATGAACGACGCCAATGGCAATGGTTCGCTGACCGCGCTGCCGATCATCGAAACGCAGGCGGGCGACGTGTCGGCCTACATCCCGACCAACGTGATCTCGATCACCGACGGCCAGATCTTCCTCGAAACCAACCTCTTCTATCAGGGCATCCGTCCGGCCATTAACGTGGGTCTGTCGGTTTCGCGCGTCGGCTCGGCCGCACAGACCAAGGCGATGAAGAAGGTTTCCGGCTCGATCAAGCTGGAGCTGGCCCAGTATCGCGAAATGGCGGCCTTCGCCCAGTTCGGTTCGGACCTCGACGCTTCGACCCAGAAGCTGCTGAACCGTGGTGCGCGCCTCACTGAACTGCTGAAGCAGGCCCAGTTCTCGCCGCTGCCCTTCGAAGAGCAGACCGCGTCGATCTTCGCGGGCACCAGCGGTTATCTGGACGGCATCCCGGTCAAGGATGTGACGCGTTATGAAGAACTGATGCTCGCCTATCTGCGTCACGACCATGCCGATGTCCTCGCCGCGATCCGCGACAGCAAGGATCTGGGCGACGAGCCCAAGGCGAAGCTGAAGGCCGCGCTGGACTCGTTCGGCAAGACCTTCGCCTAA
- a CDS encoding LysE family translocator, which yields MLTTHSLLAWTVMSIGLVLLPGPDTMLVAGHAARRGLKAGMAAIGGIQLGGLTYMALCGFGFLSVLNAVPGLFMAVKIAGAIYLAWLGLSMLRGAVKPSPATEAPGLRIGGSPFTQGFISTVLNPKVAIFFLAALPQFVGTGQQAPYQGMLLIAIVYVLGFFWCALLAVLATKAGRKVGQSSAMRWFEGAMGVGFFGLAGRLALARNV from the coding sequence ATGCTGACCACCCATTCCCTCCTTGCCTGGACCGTAATGTCGATCGGTCTGGTGCTGCTGCCGGGACCGGACACCATGTTGGTGGCCGGTCACGCGGCGCGCCGTGGGCTGAAGGCAGGAATGGCGGCGATCGGCGGCATCCAGCTCGGCGGCCTCACCTACATGGCGCTCTGTGGCTTCGGCTTTCTGAGCGTCCTGAACGCAGTGCCGGGGCTGTTTATGGCCGTGAAGATTGCGGGCGCCATCTACCTCGCATGGCTGGGTCTTTCGATGCTGCGTGGCGCTGTGAAGCCCTCGCCCGCGACGGAAGCCCCCGGCCTGCGGATTGGCGGATCGCCCTTCACCCAGGGGTTCATCAGCACCGTGCTGAACCCGAAGGTCGCGATCTTCTTCCTCGCCGCGCTGCCGCAATTCGTCGGCACGGGTCAGCAAGCGCCCTATCAGGGCATGTTGCTGATCGCGATCGTCTATGTGCTGGGCTTCTTCTGGTGCGCCCTGCTGGCCGTGCTTGCCACCAAGGCAGGCCGCAAAGTGGGTCAGAGCAGCGCGATGCGCTGGTTCGAAGGCGCCATGGGCGTCGGTTTCTTTGGTCTCGCGGGCCGTCTGGCCCTTGCTCGGAATGTTTGA
- a CDS encoding F0F1 ATP synthase subunit gamma, whose protein sequence is MASLKELKLRIGSVKSTQKITKAKQMVAAAKLRKAQAAAEAARPYSSRLEAVVASLASKIAGGSGEGASPLLAGTGKDEVHLLVVANSDRGLAGAFNANIVKAARAKADELIQQGKTVRFYLIGRKGRPVINRTFPGMIVAQFDTTGAKEPGYAQAEEIAHELTQMYLNGKFDVAHLFFSRFKSALAQIPTEQQIIPVRIPEDADRNAIGATVEYEPSEEAILDDLLPRNVTVQIFKALLENNASEQGASMTAMDNATRNAGDLINKLTIQYNRSRQAAITTELVEIISGAEAL, encoded by the coding sequence ATGGCTAGCCTCAAGGAACTGAAGCTGCGCATCGGGTCGGTGAAGTCGACCCAGAAGATCACCAAGGCGAAGCAGATGGTCGCCGCGGCCAAGCTGCGCAAGGCGCAGGCCGCTGCCGAAGCCGCCCGCCCCTACTCCAGCCGCCTGGAAGCGGTCGTCGCCAGCCTCGCGTCGAAGATCGCGGGCGGTTCGGGCGAAGGCGCCTCCCCACTGCTCGCCGGCACCGGCAAGGATGAGGTTCATCTGCTGGTCGTCGCCAACTCGGACCGTGGTCTGGCCGGCGCGTTCAACGCGAACATCGTCAAGGCCGCTCGGGCCAAGGCCGATGAGCTGATCCAGCAGGGCAAGACCGTCCGTTTCTACCTGATCGGCCGCAAGGGCCGCCCGGTGATCAACCGCACCTTCCCCGGCATGATCGTCGCCCAGTTCGACACTACGGGCGCCAAGGAACCCGGCTACGCCCAGGCCGAAGAAATCGCGCATGAGCTGACGCAAATGTATCTGAACGGCAAGTTCGACGTCGCGCATCTCTTCTTCTCGCGCTTCAAGTCGGCCCTCGCCCAGATCCCGACCGAACAGCAGATCATTCCGGTCAGGATTCCCGAAGACGCCGACCGCAACGCCATCGGCGCGACCGTGGAATATGAGCCGAGCGAGGAAGCGATCCTCGACGACCTGCTGCCGCGCAACGTCACGGTGCAGATCTTCAAGGCACTGCTGGAAAACAACGCGTCCGAACAGGGCGCATCGATGACCGCCATGGACAATGCGACCCGCAATGCCGGCGACCTCATCAACAAGCTGACCATTCAGTACAACCGCAGCCGTCAGGCCGCGATCACCACCGAACTCGTCGAAATCATCTCGGGCGCCGAAGCCCTTTAA
- the atpD gene encoding F0F1 ATP synthase subunit beta, producing the protein MATTNNVGRISQVIGAVVDVTFPDAVPFILSALETSNNGQRLVLEVAQHLGENTVRTIAMDSTDGLTRGQEVTDTGAQIRVPVGPATLGRILNVVGEPIDERGPVETTLSAPIHAKAPEFVDQSTDASILVTGIKVIDLLAPYAKGGKIGLFGGAGVGKTVLIQELINNIAKGHGGTSVFAGVGERTREGNDLYHEFLDAGVIAKDADGNAISEGSKVALVYGQMNEPPGARARVALSGLTIAEYFRDQEGQDVLFFVDNIFRFTQAGAEVSALLGRIPSAVGYQPTLATDMGALQERITSTNKGSITSVQAVYVPADDLTDPAPATSFAHLDATTVLNRAISELGIYPAVDPLDSTSRVLEPRVVGQEHYETARAVQAILQKYKSLQDIIAILGMDELSEEDKLTVARARKIQKFLSQPFHVAEVFTGISGKFVQIEDTVKSFKAVVEGEYDHLPENAFYMVGGIDEAIEKAKKLAAEAA; encoded by the coding sequence ATGGCAACCACCAACAATGTAGGCCGCATCTCGCAGGTCATCGGCGCTGTCGTCGACGTGACCTTTCCCGATGCGGTGCCGTTCATTCTCTCGGCACTGGAAACCAGCAACAACGGCCAGCGCCTGGTGCTGGAAGTCGCCCAGCATCTGGGTGAGAACACCGTCCGCACCATCGCGATGGACTCGACCGACGGTCTGACCCGCGGTCAGGAAGTCACCGACACCGGCGCGCAGATCCGCGTTCCCGTCGGCCCGGCCACGCTCGGCCGCATCCTGAACGTCGTCGGCGAACCGATCGACGAGCGCGGCCCGGTGGAAACCACCCTCTCCGCTCCGATCCACGCCAAGGCGCCTGAGTTCGTCGACCAGTCGACCGACGCGTCGATCCTCGTCACCGGCATCAAAGTCATCGACCTTCTCGCCCCCTATGCAAAGGGCGGCAAGATCGGCCTGTTCGGCGGCGCGGGCGTCGGCAAGACCGTGCTCATCCAAGAACTGATCAACAACATCGCGAAGGGCCATGGCGGCACCTCCGTGTTCGCGGGCGTCGGTGAGCGGACCCGCGAGGGCAACGACCTCTATCACGAATTCCTCGACGCGGGCGTTATCGCCAAGGACGCCGATGGCAACGCGATCAGCGAAGGATCGAAGGTGGCGCTGGTTTACGGCCAGATGAACGAGCCGCCGGGCGCCCGCGCACGCGTCGCCCTGTCGGGCCTGACCATCGCGGAATATTTCCGCGATCAGGAAGGCCAGGACGTGCTGTTCTTCGTCGACAACATCTTCCGCTTCACCCAGGCGGGCGCGGAAGTGTCGGCTCTGCTCGGCCGTATTCCTTCGGCCGTGGGCTATCAGCCGACCCTCGCCACCGACATGGGCGCCCTTCAGGAGCGCATCACCTCGACCAACAAGGGTTCGATCACCTCGGTTCAGGCCGTGTACGTCCCCGCGGACGACTTGACCGACCCGGCGCCTGCGACCAGCTTCGCGCACTTGGACGCCACCACCGTTCTCAACCGCGCCATTTCGGAACTGGGCATTTATCCGGCGGTCGACCCGCTGGACTCGACCAGCCGCGTTCTGGAACCCCGCGTCGTCGGTCAGGAGCACTATGAAACCGCCCGTGCGGTTCAGGCGATCCTGCAGAAGTACAAGTCGCTTCAGGACATCATCGCGATCCTGGGCATGGACGAGCTGTCGGAAGAGGACAAGCTGACCGTCGCCCGCGCCCGCAAGATCCAGAAGTTCCTGTCGCAGCCCTTCCACGTCGCCGAAGTCTTCACCGGCATCTCGGGCAAGTTCGTCCAGATCGAAGACACGGTGAAGTCGTTCAAGGCCGTGGTCGAAGGCGAATATGACCATCTGCCCGAAAACGCCTTCTACATGGTCGGCGGCATCGACGAAGCCATTGAAAAGGCGAAGAAGCTGGCTGCGGAAGCCGCCTGA
- a CDS encoding ATP synthase F1 subunit epsilon, whose protein sequence is MALHFELVTPEKLVRSEEVYQVVVPGTDGDFGVLEGHAPFMSTVRDGAIQIFANAGSAPEVIPVRGGFAEVNEKGLTVLAEHAG, encoded by the coding sequence ATGGCACTGCATTTCGAACTCGTGACCCCGGAAAAGCTCGTCCGCTCGGAAGAGGTCTATCAGGTGGTCGTCCCCGGCACCGATGGCGACTTCGGCGTGCTGGAAGGCCACGCGCCCTTCATGTCGACCGTCCGCGACGGCGCGATCCAGATTTTCGCCAACGCCGGCAGCGCGCCGGAAGTCATCCCGGTCCGGGGCGGCTTTGCGGAAGTGAATGAAAAGGGCCTGACCGTCCTTGCGGAGCATGCCGGCTGA
- a CDS encoding CpaF family protein: protein MSAFGRKNGPAGIKPAFGIARPMQGGAPREEVKGGEQFPPLDMTALPTEAPIDPLSAPTGQMQRNADAMQRLSERANAEHAPDAGPQGFEASVHTIKEQVLPRLLERVDPEAAATLTKDELAEEFRPIIMEVLAELKLTLNRREQFALEKVLVDELLGLGPLEELLSDPDVSDIMVNGPEQTYIEKKGKLQIAPIKFRDEEHLFQIAQRIVNKVGRRVDQTTPLADARLPDGSRVNVIVPPLSLRGTAISIRKFSAKPITLDMLAQWGAMSQKMCTALKIAGACRFNIVISGGTGSGKTTMLNALSKMIDPGERVLTIEDAAELRLQQPHWLPLETRPPNLEGQGAITIGDLVKNALRMRPDRIILGEIRGAECFDLLAAMNTGHDGSMCTLHSNSPRECLGRMENMILMGDIKIPKEAISKQIADSVDLIVQVKRLRDGSRRVTNVTEVIGMEGDVIVTQELFKFEYHDEDDSGKIIGEYRSMGLRPYTLDKARQFGFDQPFLEACL from the coding sequence ATGAGCGCGTTTGGACGGAAGAACGGACCTGCCGGCATCAAGCCAGCCTTTGGCATTGCCCGGCCGATGCAGGGCGGCGCACCGCGCGAAGAAGTCAAGGGCGGAGAACAATTCCCGCCGCTGGACATGACGGCCCTGCCCACGGAAGCGCCCATCGACCCGCTGTCCGCGCCCACCGGCCAGATGCAGCGCAATGCCGACGCGATGCAGCGCCTGTCGGAGCGCGCCAATGCCGAACATGCGCCCGATGCCGGGCCGCAGGGCTTCGAAGCGTCGGTCCACACGATCAAGGAGCAGGTTCTTCCCCGCCTGCTGGAGCGTGTCGATCCCGAAGCCGCCGCAACGCTGACCAAGGATGAACTGGCCGAGGAATTCCGGCCGATCATCATGGAAGTGCTGGCGGAACTGAAGCTCACCCTCAACCGGCGCGAACAGTTCGCGCTGGAGAAGGTGCTGGTGGACGAGTTGCTGGGCCTGGGCCCGCTGGAGGAACTGCTGTCCGACCCGGATGTCAGCGACATCATGGTCAATGGTCCGGAGCAGACCTATATCGAAAAGAAGGGCAAGCTCCAGATCGCGCCGATCAAGTTCCGGGACGAGGAGCATCTGTTCCAGATCGCCCAGCGCATCGTGAACAAGGTTGGCCGGCGCGTCGACCAGACGACGCCGCTGGCCGACGCCCGCCTGCCCGACGGTAGCCGCGTGAACGTGATCGTGCCGCCGCTCTCGCTGCGCGGCACCGCCATCTCGATCCGTAAATTTTCGGCCAAGCCGATCACGCTGGACATGCTGGCCCAATGGGGCGCGATGAGCCAGAAGATGTGCACCGCGCTCAAGATCGCGGGCGCCTGCCGCTTCAACATCGTGATTTCAGGCGGTACGGGTTCGGGCAAAACCACCATGCTCAACGCCCTGTCGAAGATGATCGATCCGGGCGAGCGTGTGCTGACCATCGAGGACGCGGCCGAACTTCGCCTGCAACAGCCGCACTGGCTGCCGCTGGAAACCCGCCCGCCGAACCTGGAGGGTCAGGGCGCAATCACCATCGGCGACCTTGTGAAGAACGCCCTGCGTATGCGTCCCGACCGCATCATCCTGGGCGAAATTCGTGGCGCGGAATGTTTCGACCTGCTCGCCGCGATGAACACGGGCCATGACGGCTCCATGTGTACGCTCCACTCCAACAGCCCGCGCGAATGCCTCGGCCGTATGGAGAATATGATCCTGATGGGCGACATCAAGATTCCCAAGGAAGCCATTTCCAAACAGATCGCCGATTCGGTCGACCTGATCGTGCAGGTGAAACGCCTGCGCGACGGTTCGCGCCGCGTCACCAATGTGACCGAAGTGATCGGCATGGAGGGCGACGTCATCGTCACGCAGGAACTGTTCAAGTTCGAATATCATGATGAGGATGACAGCGGGAAGATCATCGGCGAATATCGCTCCATGGGCCTGCGTCCCTACACGCTGGACAAGGCGCGGCAGTTCGGCTTCGATCAGCCGTTTCTGGAAGCCTGCCTGTAA
- a CDS encoding DMT family transporter, translating to MSPVPSHNRPHRPLYAIALRLIAVICLSIMFVTVRLADARGVHVIESLFYRQALALPVVFAWIASTTGIGSIRTRRIGVHATRMAIGLTGMALNFLSYILLPPAEAASIGFTMPIFGTILSALILREATGIHRWSAVLIGFLGVLIMVRPDAGHFPAIGVAVAIVAAFVTASVSLVLRELGRTENAGVIVFWFTLLSVPPLAVGMLFYGQSHDPVTWGLLLLIGVVGGIAQICLTAALRWAPVSVVLPMDYSTIIWTTLLGWAIWGDWPMSTTWIGAALIIASGLYIAWREHVRARRPASAQ from the coding sequence GTGTCGCCCGTCCCTTCCCACAATCGCCCCCATCGCCCGCTTTACGCCATCGCCCTGCGGCTGATCGCGGTGATCTGCCTGTCGATCATGTTCGTGACGGTCAGGCTGGCCGATGCGCGCGGCGTGCATGTGATCGAATCGCTCTTCTATCGGCAGGCGCTGGCGCTGCCGGTGGTGTTCGCCTGGATCGCATCGACCACCGGCATCGGGTCGATCCGCACCCGGCGGATCGGCGTTCACGCGACCCGCATGGCCATCGGCCTGACCGGCATGGCGTTGAATTTCCTGTCCTATATCCTGCTGCCCCCTGCCGAGGCCGCGTCCATTGGCTTCACCATGCCGATTTTCGGCACCATATTGTCCGCGCTGATCCTGCGCGAAGCGACCGGCATCCACCGCTGGAGCGCCGTGCTGATCGGCTTTCTGGGGGTGCTGATCATGGTCCGCCCGGATGCCGGCCATTTCCCCGCGATCGGAGTCGCGGTCGCCATTGTCGCCGCCTTCGTCACCGCCAGCGTCAGCCTGGTCCTGCGGGAACTGGGCCGCACGGAAAATGCCGGGGTGATCGTCTTCTGGTTCACCCTGCTTTCGGTTCCGCCGCTGGCCGTCGGCATGCTGTTCTACGGCCAGTCCCATGATCCCGTCACATGGGGCCTGTTGCTGCTGATCGGCGTGGTCGGCGGCATCGCCCAGATCTGCCTCACCGCCGCGCTCCGCTGGGCGCCGGTATCTGTGGTGCTGCCGATGGACTATAGCACGATCATCTGGACCACCTTGCTGGGCTGGGCGATCTGGGGCGACTGGCCGATGAGCACGACGTGGATCGGCGCCGCGCTCATCATCGCCAGCGGTCTCTATATCGCCTGGCGGGAACATGTCCGCGCCAGGCGACCCGCATCAGCCCAATAG